The DNA sequence TTTGGGCTTTTACCCCCAGCATATTCTGTTTTATTTGATTGCCGTAGGCCACCACTCCGCCCTTGAAATAAAGGGAACTGCCGGGAACGTTGGTGATCCTGTCGCCCACCAGCCCGCCGGTGCAGGATTCGGCCAGGGATAGTGACAATTTTTTCTTTTTTAAGATCAGACCCACCGTCTGTTCCAGAGTTTGTTTATCGCAGCCGTAGATGTGATGTTTTAAGGCTATTTTTATCTTCCGGATGATCTCATTGGCCTGCCTGTTCAGCGTTTTTTGATCGGCGCCGTGCAAAGTAACCCTCAGGTCCACCCCCAGATGGCCGGGGAGATAAGCCAGAACGCCCGGTTTCAAGGTCTTTTCCAAAACCGACAGTTTTTCCGCGATGGCCGACTCCGGAATTCCGGCGGTGCGTAGGGCCCGCGATATAATGTAGTGGTTCCCGCTTTCCCGCAAAAGGTCTTTCAATCTTTCCTGCCAGATGGCTTTGACCTCGCGCGGCACCCCTGGCAGCAGAATCACTTTTTTGTTTTTGAGATTGAACAAAATCCCCGGAGCCGTTCCCTGAGAGTTGAAGAGCACCTTGGATTTTTCCGGAACCAAGGCCTGCTTTTTGTTGCAGGCCGGCATTCCCACCCCCTTCTTGGCAAATCGGGATTTCAGGTATTCAAAAACACTTTGGTTTAATATCAGCTTCCGGTTAAAATGCTTGGCCAATACTTTCAGAGTGAGATCATCGCTGGTGGGCCCCAGCCCGCCGGTGCAGATCACCAGGTGCCCGGCCTTAAGCCCTGCCATGACAGCCTCGATGATATTCTGAGACTTATCGCCCACTGATATTTTACGGCAAACCGGGATTCCGATGGACCCCAACTCTTTGCCCAGATAAACGGAATTAGTGTCAATGGTTAGACCGGAGAGAATCTCGTTGCCTATGGTGATTATGACTGCTTTCATTTTTACGCTATCGGCTATTTACTTTATGCCATTATTTACCGGTTGGCTATCATCGGTAGAAATATCCTTGAAACGATCTGCAGCAACAAATTTGCATACATCCCGGCCAAAAGGTCGTCCACCATCACGCCCCAGCCGCCGGGAAGCTTTTGCGACCGCCTGGCGCC is a window from the candidate division TA06 bacterium genome containing:
- a CDS encoding competence/damage-inducible protein A, with product MKAVIITIGNEILSGLTIDTNSVYLGKELGSIGIPVCRKISVGDKSQNIIEAVMAGLKAGHLVICTGGLGPTSDDLTLKVLAKHFNRKLILNQSVFEYLKSRFAKKGVGMPACNKKQALVPEKSKVLFNSQGTAPGILFNLKNKKVILLPGVPREVKAIWQERLKDLLRESGNHYIISRALRTAGIPESAIAEKLSVLEKTLKPGVLAYLPGHLGVDLRVTLHGADQKTLNRQANEIIRKIKIALKHHIYGCDKQTLEQTVGLILKKKKLSLSLAESCTGGLVGDRITNVPGSSLYFKGGVVAYGNQIKQNMLGVKAQTLLNHGAVSVEAVREMALGARKIFKSDIGLSISGIAGPDGGCPLKPVGLVFIGISGHQEIKVFEKRFLGPRRQIKEMAAQIALNELRLYLTSV